Part of the Lampris incognitus isolate fLamInc1 chromosome 1, fLamInc1.hap2, whole genome shotgun sequence genome is shown below.
GATAATTGGACAATATGGGAATGTCTTGACGTGCAACCCCATAAGCTGTCTGGTAGACTCGGTTTTGAACATCATTAGACATCATTGCCATCCCCCTGATTGACTGCCGTGCGATAAAACTTGTGTTCTCGCTGCATGGCACTGTCCCATCCTGCAAAAGCACTTTTTCACACGACACAGGAAAACGTTTGAATAACATATGTGAGCTTTTCTTTCTTGATCTGAAGTGCTTTATGGTAAAAAGATGGCAACACTCTTGCTCATGAATGTTCCAGTATTATCTTGACAATAACAACATTAAAACACGTTATgcccgggggcgtccgggtggcatggagaggtctattccgttgactaccaacatggggatcgccggttcgaattcccgtgttactctggcttggtcgggcatccctacagatacaaatggccgtgtctgcaggtgggaagcgggatgtgggtatgtgtcctgctcgctgcactagcgcctcctctggtcagtcggtcagggcgcctgttcagggggaagggggaactggggggaatagcttgatcctcccacacgctacatccccctggagaaattcctcactgtcaggtgaaaagaagcggctggtgactccacatgtatcggaggaggcatgtggtagtctgcagccctccccggatcagcagaggggggggggggggagcagcaaccgggacagctcggaagagtggggtatttggccaagtacaattggggagaagaagaaaaaacactgTGCCCAGCTGAAAGAAGTTTGACATAAGTATCCTAAACTAGGATTACAAAGCACCAATGTTTCTTTGACCGTACAGATTTTACCCATGCTTGCATTATTTAACGTCGGCTTGAATATGAAAGCAAAAAAAACTAAATCATAGCATTTTGTCACAACGTTCCCACTGGACATAAAGTAAATGATGACCTAATTTCGTTTATATTTGAACATCCATAACTCCACGTCCTTTGGACCCATACTCACAAGGTTAAAGACATTTTATCTGAGCAATGGATCTCTTCAAACCCAACATTTTCATCCCCCGGGTTGAAAACTTGGGGGAATGGTGCGCTTCGCATCTACAAAACCACAGTGATTCACCCAATGAGGTCAAAGCCTCCTCCTCCACAGTtatcatcctccacattggtaaAGAGGAGCGGGTTATAACTCCTGCCTCGACCGTCACAGATTAAGCTCCGGGGTCACTACATCATCCGTGGGGGTGACATGTTAATTATAGCCTTAGATATACTTGAACTCAGTGGGCTCCTGGCTGACACCTGCAGGCAGAAGCACTTATATGCACACTCATTAATCCATGGAAAATAACAGTAAGGCAACTTTCTCAAACCATTTTCTTATCATTTTTTATTGCATAACAGTGTTAACAAATTTGaccccttacaaaaaaaaaagtgtgtgtatatatatatatatgtgtgtgtgtgtgtgtgtgtataaaacccCATTACATACAACCGTCACTTAATATCAGTGTTTGTGTCAATAGCTTCGCCTCTCTAAATAAAGGCAGCTGTGTGGTGACAAGCTGGAGAGCTGGTTTGATTTAATGAGCCTGGGTTGCAAATGCCAAGCCAAATTTTGTTCCCAATTAGTGTCCTGGGCTGAAAAAAATTAATACTCTACATGCTTAGCCTTACTTTAAAATGAAACGCAATCACAGCGCGAACTACTTCGTTCCAGATCCTGTCTAGGAAGTGTATTACAAGAACGTCCAGCTGGGTCATGCTCCAGTAGCAGGGGATAGGAATCTGCTCCATGAGCTGCTGCAGCTTACTAAACCCAGGATTATGTTCTCATTCTCAACTCAATTTAGGCCTTGTATAAAGGGCGTATCTGCGAACCGAATCTTTAAAACCACAACCCCATCCACTTTACCGTGAAACCTACGGGTCACTGATAGCGAGGTCCAGTATGTGGGTATTGTTCACatctatttctttttttaattccaaCTTTCTCTTACTGAGCCTTTCACACACGGTATCATAAACTGCATCGTCTTGAAAGAAAATCAAAAACGTTTACTGCTGCTCATCACTAACTTCTTGTGCTCCTCCCGTGTTTCAGGGGTGATGTGGACGTGTCAGCGGTGTGCCAGTACAAGATAGGGGACGTGAAGAAGGTGTTTGATGGGCCCTACAAAGAATACAGGGAGGCATCCCAGAGATGGGGACGCTACACAGGCAACATCCCCAGCCCGCGGCCAGGAGCGGTGAGACACCGGGAGGAGAGGCGGGGGTGTGGAGGCGGGGTAGGGCGGTTGTGGAGGGCACCAGCTCCTATTTCTATCAGTCATCAAATAAAGCTCTTCATCTTCTTTATGGGGATACCAAATTTCCATAAAAGCAAAAGAGGTTTTGACTGCTGTGACAGTTGTTAGTGGCTTTGCACATTAGAAAggagccgtgtttctgtctggggTGTGCATATTCGGAACCGCAAAACAAAACAGATGACTCAATTTGAAAGAGACACCTCAAATGCCAGGAAAAATATCTCCCCTTATTGGGAGGATGTCCAAGTGTCTTGAAAGTAAATTGCCCTCTCAGACCAGCGTTACTCCACAACTCCAGTTCACGCACGGCCCGCGAGCTCCTCTCCCGCCTGCAGGGTGAGACTCTAATGGAGGAGGTTATTTTGGGCTCAGCTGTGTCTCGTTGACCAGCTGGACCACTCTGGGCCCTCTCTACCTCCTAAACCAGTCCTGCAAAGAGACCTTTTCGCAAACATGGCCAACAAACTTCCGCGTCGTGTTAGCAGGGTAAAAATCTGTTCTCGCATTTGTCCATAAAATCACAGATCCAATCCCATGAGTTTAACTCAGTCAGATAAGTTTTATCGTGGAATATTACTGTTAGGAGtctcgattttttttttccagcttcagaaacatcatccatccattatccaaaccgctttgttctgctctcagggtcacggggatgctggcgcctattccagcagtcattgggcagcaggcggagagaggcCGTGGCCCCGAGTTCACAAGCCTCTTtactgatagctagctagctcgctaactgGCATGATGTTGCTTGGCAACTATTGTGAAACAGCCCAACTGACGTACCCATGATGACAATTCATCGACCGTCCAGTCAAATCAGGATATGGAATGATGTAATCTATTCCAGGAGACAGATTGATTTTCTGAAATGGTTTTTGGTTTAATTGTGCTGTAAAAACAGGAGGACAGGTTCTTAGGGGGCTTTAGTCAATTTACACAGCAACAGCAGTCCTAATGGGGCAACTTTACATCAACCAACCTTCTGTTCGAAAATACAGTGACATCGGAAAACGTAGTTTCCtttggactggatctttaaaaATCCAACTCTCTGCTGCCTTTGATTCTGTCTGTGGTCGCGTGTTTCATATTTCAACATAGCGTATAACACAACGCAGGTGTTGTCATTTACATATCCTCATGTTTCTGATACAAGATGATTGCGcgactgtaaaaaaaaattatttgatCAAAAGGTTTCAAAACAATAACTGGCTGACCAAAGCTAATGGTAATCTCAGGGTTGTTTTCGTTTTGTAACCCTTGATCGAATCACTTTTTCATAATTGTGCGGTCATCTAAACAGAACTACAGGTGTTGTCAATGACAACATCTGTACTCTGTTACACTGAAACTCAAAATAAGTGATCACAATGGTCACAAGTAGAATCGAAGGTGACAGAACGTTGACTTTTTAACATTGTGAGCAAATGGGCCGATCTTTAACTTACAAAGACGAAGTGGAAGTACATCATCGtgtgtgggagaaaaaaaagtctaTTAGTGTGATGGATTTAAatggtttttatttttaaaactGTAATGTCAGACATTGTCTAGTTGCAGAAGAAAAAGGATTGTTTCATGAAATAAACTAGAGTTAATTGTAAAAAGGCGTTTTTGCTTGTCTCGATGGTTGTTGGCATTTGTTAACCACTGACAAGAGTTCTTTTTATTTACTGTTAAATCACTGAGAGAACAAAAGGAGGGAAAGAGGGGACAGATGAGTGGAGAGATGGATGAGAGGGGAGAAGAAGACAAGAGCAGTATGACAGCGAAGCTGGCACAACAATAAAAAAAGTTTTGACTAAGTGATCCAAGACAAAAGCAAAGGAAGGCATATGATAGTgattggaggggaggggagaggaggggaagagACATAAGTGCaatgaaaggagagagaaaaagagtagCATGGGGGGAGGAGATGGGTCTGAGCCAACAAGCCGTGCCAGCCTCTCTCAGCTGCAGCTAACAACTTTCctctgcgctctctctctctctctccccctctctctctcaccctcactttcttctttccctctttcctcccactcgctgtctctccctctgtgtgtgtctctctctccctctgtgtgtctctctcattccctccttctccccctctctcggtcTTTTCTTCTTCACGGTGCAGTGCATAACAAACTGGCATAGGGAGAATGGCTATAACAGCTCTCTGCAGCTGCCCGACGCCACCCTCAACTTTGCCAAGAAACACCCTTTGATGGAGGAGAAGGCTCTGGCGCGCCCCCTGCTGCTCACCAAGGGCATCAACTTCACACGGCTCGCAGTGGACCATGTCAACTCCCTGGACCAGCGGCCATACAACGTGCTTTTCATTGGCACAGGTACATTTATAACATCTAACTAACACCCATGTTTCACATCACTGAAAAGGTGGGCAACATCCAGCTCCATAGAGCGAATTCAGCGCAGCACCAGCCCGTGTGCGTCAAAGAAGATGTGCAAGTATGCAGAATGTAAAGGGACTACAGGTACTCTATTAATGAACCCTTTTGCACACGTTCTCTTTAGGTATGCATGTAAAATCAGTCAGCCCCACCAATGTCCTGATCCCTGCCATCAGAGGTGAGACAGATCTGGTAGTGGATTTAGAGACATGTGTTTCTGAATGCAACCCATTACCCATCTTATGCATATAGAGTGAAACTGCGCTACTTACCATTCATCTTACTGCAGTGAAAGAGAGATCGGGGCAACTGTCAGTAAAACAACACTCAGGgctcacatatacacatgcactcacgcacacacggacatgcacacacacacgaacacgcaCCCACAGATACACATAGATTCCCTCAGCCAGTCGCAGTCTTCGCCGCACGTCGTGCTTCACAGCACAAACTCAACAGGGCCCTTGGCAGATGTACGCTCACAGTGCCAATTGAGCTGCGGGCTTGATTAGCTATTAGCTGCAGCACAGCGACAGCTGATGTGAAGAGACCAAGCGAGCGCgaatgggagggagggagagagagagagagagggagcacttGTCAAGGGTGTTTTCAAAATGCCAGGCAATGGGATTGGGGGATTAGCAGACCCAGATCCCTGATGCCACACGAGGTGAGTGTGATGATAcgcctgcatgcatgcacacacgtgtgtgtgtgtgcgtgcgtgcgtttgtgCGCGTATTCCCTGGTCTCTAGGTTCCCAGGGGCAATACAGTTAGCCCCTCAAAGTGTCCATGACTTGATATTATCCACAGTTTTGAGGGCAAAAGATGGGGCCAAAGCAACATGTCTTGGCACATAACGCCGCTGCACAcatcttcaacacacacacacacacacacacacacacacacacacacacagatacatcaaGGTCAGCCCCACCAGCTGTGTCTGAAACATTTTTCATCATGGGGGATCTTACCTTTTTCACAGTGCCCTACATGAAAAGAGCACAAAATGTCATCCATGCCCTCCTCTGTCTGGCGCTCCTTCTCCTGCACCAAACACTAAATTCACACCATCTATACCTTCAGGTGACATCCCTCATCATCTATTGAAATATAGGGTCAGATTATTGCTGCTGATGTCACTGACTGATTTTTGTCCAGCGTGTGTCTCGGTTCTGTGTCTTTATGCAGGTGCTATGAGAGGTTCTCCTGTAAGTTGAAAAAAACATCTATTGCGTTGAACTAAACTGGACTTGGTCAGACCGAACTGAAAGAGATCTTTCTtccctcctcctctgctctctctctctctctctctctctctctctctctctctagcggaGGGCTGGCTTCAGAGAGTGGTGGTCTTTGGGGCAGAGGCCCATgtgatagaagaaatccagctgtttgaGACAGTCCAGCCTGTGGACAGCCTAACCGTCTCCCACAACAAGGTAGGAAGACAGGAAGGGGATAGATAGCTCTTGGGGTTGTTTTGGAGATTTCAAGCCTCTTTAACACACAACAGCCTCATAGATTACTGTTGTCATGAAGATAATGAAGGAAGCCCCATATTTTTTATGTTATTAACATTGAATTGTCTTCAAGGGGATGATAGATCGAAAGCTTTTATCACACCAAATAGTTGCCAAGAGGATTTGAGAATTCGGGGCTTTTTTTTTCTCGAGGATTTGCCAGAGCTtgtctttatttatttcttttttttgtggctctCGTCTCATCCCTGGGAAGCGCTAGACAAATTCAGGCATTCCCTTTGTTGCTATTTTATAATGGTATTGCTTTTTTATTTCTATGTAGTGACAACAGCGAAAATTTGTCCTTTGCTCTTAACACCCTTTATCTCAGAAACTTCGAATCACACTCCCATGGTGAACAGATTaccctcgctgtgtgtgtgtgtgtgtgtgtgtgtgtgtgtgtgtgtgtgtgtgtgtgtgtgtgtgtgtgtgtgtgtgtgtgtgtgtgtgtgtgtgtgtgtgtgtgcaccattcAGATGCTTTTATCAAAAATGCCCAACTCAAAATCAAGCGCTGCCTTGAAACCAGTGCCCCCACCACAATAACAGTAATCATTCTTTGCAGCAGGGAACAGAACCTCTGCCCCTGTTCTCCTCCCAGTCTCCGTGCCCTGCCGGATGAGCCCCTTAACTGGCGCTGATCATGTCCCCATTGCTGTCCCACTGGCACACCTGCAGAtcaatgcttcttcttttttttttgcccgggtagccccatccccaccccccaaAGGCCAATTGTTATCTCATTAATACCGGCTTAGCTGGGACCCGCCATTTTATAACCAGCTTTGCGAAAAAGAGCACAACTCTGATCGGATTGGGAGAGAGGAACCAGAATGTTATTGTAATTGAGAGTGATTATCCCATTATCTCCACTAACCCCTCACTGAGtcattctctccctctgtttctgtttATCTTTCTGCCTTTTTTTCCAACTCCCtccggtctgtctgtctttgcATGGACCCACAACTGGATCTgttctttgcccccccccaccaccaccaccacctctttcCCTCCTGTTCTTACTCTTCATCTCACTGTAGAAGTACTTGTACATTGGTTCGCGTTCAGAGGTTCTCCAGTTGCCCTTGGCCAACTGTAGCCGCTATCAGTCTCAGCCAGACTGTCTACTTTCCCGGGACCCCTACTGTGCCTGGGACAGCGAGGGCCGGGCCTGTGTCCGCATTGACCTACACCGCGGGTACGTTTGGTACAAATAAGTGCTTGTACATTCACtttacatgtgtttgtgtgtgcgtatgtatatttatttatttatttatttatttatatacccACTGACCTCGCCTCTCACCACCCCAGTACTCAATGGTCTGCTGAAGTTTGTATGGAAATTTTGTCCCTAAACCTTAAGCTCCATTGACAAGAGTCAATTAATTATACTCAGCCCTACTTTATTCTCGCAGGTCCCCCAACTCACTTTCACAGGATCTCATGCTGGAGAGGTTTAGCCGTGGCAAAGCCAAATTCGACAAGCCTGTTTCCATCCCCAGCCCTGGTAAGTAGGGACTCACCTCACTAGTGACCCATTGTGGCCAATACATGTCATTGCAGGGGCTGGTCAACAGCAAGGTGTGGGATACAGAGTGAACTCGGCCTGAACCGAGTGAATAAATTTGATTTGAACTGAATAAATTGAATTAATATGAGCAGAATAAGCCACTTCAGAATGTAAATGGGAATCATTATGATTGATCCTTGCATTTTCTTCTGtcttctcctccttcctcccccctccacctcttctccctccctctgcaGAGCACTCTCATCTGCGTAATGTGACGGTGGTGGTGGGTTCGGACATGGTGCTGCCTTGCCAGCTGGTATCCAATCTGGCCCAGTCCTGCTGGGTCCTCAACGACCGTGAGCTCCAGTTGGGTGAACCTGATGCTGGGGGGCCACGCTTTGACCGGACCCTTAAGGCCCTGGTGGTCCCCAAGGCCGGCCAGATGCAGGCGGGCCGTTACATCTGCTACTCTGAGGAGCAGGGAGTTAAGTTTCAGACGGAGCGGTACCAGGTGGCAGTTGTGGCCAGCGCCCCAGTCTTCATGGAGGCCCGAGCCCCAGATGGCAGCATGGGGTTGTTTTGGGTGCTGGTCATCACCCTTGGAGCGGCctgcctgctgctgctggtggcagCCCTCTATCTGCGCAGGAGGCTGAAGCTGGCACTGGGCAAGGGTGCAGACATGAAGCCCCTGGAGAGCACCCTGGTCTACCCAATCACACTGCCCAAGGAACCCCCCACCTTTGTGCCCAGCAAGATGCCCAGTGACGAGGACCGCTTCTGGGAAACGGGTGCCAACTACTATTACTCAGACGGCTCGCTGAAGATCGTTCCCGGCCACGCCCTTGGCCCCAGCAGTGTTAGCAGCACGGCGTCTCCCAGCGCCATTCCTGGCCAGCCCATTCACTCCCCCAGCCGCCTCAGCCTCACCAACATCCGAGGCTCTGGTAGCAATGGCTACATCCGCCTCAACCTGAGCACGGCAGGGGAGGAGAGGGCTAGCCAGTCTGGTGCTGGAGGCGGTGGGCTGGGAGGGTTGGGAGGGGGCGGGGGCATGAGCGGGAAGGACTACTCCAGTCCCTTCAAAGAGGAGCTGAGACGCACTCTGCAGCAGAGGAGTGTGCTGCCCGATGCCAACCCAGAGGAGTCATCCGTCTAGACCTCTCCTGCTAGTCCCCCTCCATTCTCTgagttggaaaaaaaacaactaaccTACCTCCTTCCTCTAGAGGatgttgtgctctctctctctctctctctctctctctctctctctctctctctctctctctatcttttgctctctctctctctctctctctctctctctctctttcagtcgcGCGCTCTCAAGTCCccacgctcgctctctctctctccctctctgccaatGCCAGTTAGGCTCACACTATGACTCTCTAGACATTTATAGCACACACAGCATGCTAAATAAACAAACTCACACATCATGTTGATCAACACCCACACCTGTAATTGTGTCCTGGGCACCATGCAGTCATGGTTTTAACTTCTCTCTGCTTCCACTGTGCAAAGT
Proteins encoded:
- the sema4c gene encoding semaphorin-4C, producing MGVAVGAMGGPKFLLLVLLVGWEKSLCLNWNPIPRKTVRYHDVLDSMARFSAQGVWNYSMVTLSEHERVLYVGAREALFALDPNDISRQLRPQIDWPAPQDKKRECAAKGKNNQTECFNYIRFLQSYNHTHLYTCGTYAFQPKCTYVNADYFTLNSAALEDGKGKCPYDPAKGHTGLIVDKELYSATLNNFLGTEPVILRNLGQQHYSMKSEYLPAWLNEPDFVGSALVRESSGSTEGDDDKIYFFFSERAVELECDSDVTVARVARVCKGDLGGTRTLQKKWTTFQKARLVCSLPERHVIFNNLRAVFTLPGQEWHSTTFYGIFHAQWGDVDVSAVCQYKIGDVKKVFDGPYKEYREASQRWGRYTGNIPSPRPGACITNWHRENGYNSSLQLPDATLNFAKKHPLMEEKALARPLLLTKGINFTRLAVDHVNSLDQRPYNVLFIGTAEGWLQRVVVFGAEAHVIEEIQLFETVQPVDSLTVSHNKKYLYIGSRSEVLQLPLANCSRYQSQPDCLLSRDPYCAWDSEGRACVRIDLHRGSPNSLSQDLMLERFSRGKAKFDKPVSIPSPEHSHLRNVTVVVGSDMVLPCQLVSNLAQSCWVLNDRELQLGEPDAGGPRFDRTLKALVVPKAGQMQAGRYICYSEEQGVKFQTERYQVAVVASAPVFMEARAPDGSMGLFWVLVITLGAACLLLLVAALYLRRRLKLALGKGADMKPLESTLVYPITLPKEPPTFVPSKMPSDEDRFWETGANYYYSDGSLKIVPGHALGPSSVSSTASPSAIPGQPIHSPSRLSLTNIRGSGSNGYIRLNLSTAGEERASQSGAGGGGLGGLGGGGGMSGKDYSSPFKEELRRTLQQRSVLPDANPEESSV